In Paraglaciecola sp. T6c, the sequence ACCCATGGTGGCAGTTATCACCAAAACATCGCGCTTTTTAATGCGACGCGCTTTCCGCAAAATCACGTCTTTTACGTAAATGGGGGTATTTCTGGTGACACCGCTTTAGGTACCCTGCGCCGATTTGACAGGGATATCGCTCCGCACCGGCCTGCTGTAGCGACAATCATGCTAGGCATGAATGATGTTGGGCGCTATTTATACGAAACGCCAGCGAAGGACGAAGCTGCGCGCATTGCGCGAGACAAAGAAGCAGCAGTAATACAAACCGCCTATTTAACTAATATGCGAAAAATTATGCTCAGATTAAACGAGCTTGGAACAAAGATCGTGCTCTTAACACCTTCTATTTATGATCAAAGTGCCCGGGTTGCTTCTGCCAATAACTACGGTGTGAACGACGCGTTGCAGGCTTTCTCTGGCGAACTGACCAAAGTTGCCAAAGAGTTTGGTGCAGAAGTAGTGGATTTTCAGCAACCCATGCTTGAGGTGAACGCTGCGCTACAAGTCAATGATCCTAGCGCTACTTTGGTCGGAGCTGACAGAGTTCATCCTGGCGAGGCAGGGCATTTCGTTATGTCGTATGCATTTTTAGAGGCTCAGCAAGCAAATAAATACGTTGCTAATATTTCGATTGATGTCAGCAGAGAGAATCTCAATGTATTTGAAAACTGCGCTCTTAACGGTGACTTACGCACTGCTAGAGACTTTGTAGGCTTCTCATGCGAGGCAGCAGCATTGCCGTTTCCTGTTTCGAAAGCCCAAAAACAAGCATTGCAATGGGTACCTTTTATGGACGAGCTAAATCAACAGCGACTTCAAATTAGGGGCCTCAAAAAAGGCCAATACAGCCTTCATATTGATCAAAAGTTTGTTGGTATTTTTTCGCACTCTTTGCTTTCAAGTGGCGTTAACTTAGCGGCGATTGAGACCACGCCTATGTACCAGCAAGCATTAGCAGTGAAAGCGATAAATGACCGCAGAGCGTCTACTTCGCGCTTGTTGCGTGATATCGCGCAGGTCAAATATTCGATGCTAGACCATTACCCAGATACTGACACATCAGACCTTTCTGCTGTGTCTCAAGTGCTTTTAGCCCATGTTGAAAAGAGCGCTAATGAGCCTTGGTATGGGTATTTGAAAAAGCAAGTGA encodes:
- a CDS encoding SGNH/GDSL hydrolase family protein, encoding MNILLLKIKLLGSQNQIERFSTVLKYMFISIGLVTLLFSYRVASMPRMLSSTAQLMSEDVLVFIGDSITHGGSYHQNIALFNATRFPQNHVFYVNGGISGDTALGTLRRFDRDIAPHRPAVATIMLGMNDVGRYLYETPAKDEAARIARDKEAAVIQTAYLTNMRKIMLRLNELGTKIVLLTPSIYDQSARVASANNYGVNDALQAFSGELTKVAKEFGAEVVDFQQPMLEVNAALQVNDPSATLVGADRVHPGEAGHFVMSYAFLEAQQANKYVANISIDVSRENLNVFENCALNGDLRTARDFVGFSCEAAALPFPVSKAQKQALQWVPFMDELNQQRLQIRGLKKGQYSLHIDQKFVGIFSHSLLSSGVNLAAIETTPMYQQALAVKAINDRRASTSRLLRDIAQVKYSMLDHYPDTDTSDLSAVSQVLLAHVEKSANEPWYGYLKKQVNTYLAEVDNETHYRDEVVSLHKKMYEVNKPGTHTYTLSFVGVE